The proteins below are encoded in one region of Terriglobia bacterium:
- a CDS encoding PGPGW domain-containing protein, which translates to MAFSLTKRIAKIVIGFALLLAGLVMLVTPGPGWVTIAVGLALLSTEFRWARHLLDRIKEKGIQLRDAVRGSAR; encoded by the coding sequence GTGGCCTTCAGCCTTACCAAGAGAATCGCGAAAATCGTGATCGGGTTCGCGCTCCTTCTCGCAGGACTGGTCATGCTGGTCACACCCGGCCCGGGCTGGGTCACGATCGCAGTCGGACTGGCGCTTCTCTCGACGGAGTTCCGCTGGGCCAGGCACCTGCTCGACCGGATCAAGGAAAAAGGCATCCAACTTCGCGATGCCGTCCGCGGGTCTGCCCGCTAA